The Bremerella cremea genome window below encodes:
- a CDS encoding response regulator has translation MKTVFTTGEAAKICKVSQQTIIRCFDSGQLKGFRVPGSRFRRIPRDQLYNFMRENGIPTDALESGKRKALIVDDDVDLVELLVDAFERDGRFELRTANNGFDAGMLVKEFHPDIVVLDIMLPDINGKEVCQRVRMDKTMEDVKILCISGMIEQDKVADLMACGANEFMQKPFSVEALVDKACNMLDMESVNS, from the coding sequence ATGAAAACAGTCTTTACGACCGGTGAAGCGGCGAAGATCTGCAAGGTCAGCCAACAAACGATCATTCGTTGCTTCGATTCAGGGCAATTGAAAGGATTTCGCGTCCCAGGAAGCCGGTTTCGACGTATCCCGCGCGACCAGCTCTACAACTTTATGCGTGAAAATGGCATTCCGACCGACGCCCTCGAAAGTGGCAAGCGGAAGGCCCTGATCGTGGACGACGACGTCGATCTCGTGGAACTGCTGGTTGATGCCTTTGAACGGGATGGCCGTTTTGAACTGCGCACCGCCAACAATGGTTTCGATGCTGGCATGCTGGTTAAAGAGTTCCATCCAGACATTGTCGTACTCGATATCATGCTGCCCGATATCAACGGTAAGGAAGTCTGCCAACGAGTGCGCATGGATAAGACGATGGAAGACGTCAAAATCTTGTGCATCTCCGGCATGATCGAACAGGACAAAGTTGCCGACTTGATGGCATGTGGCGCCAACGAGTTCATGCAGAAGCCGTTCTCGGTGGAAGCCCTCGTCGACAAGGCATGCAACATGCTCGACATGGAATCGGTAAATTCCTAA
- a CDS encoding sensor histidine kinase: MASDPPDSSASGSSESQRLRDEKLASLKRLAYGASHEINNPLANIASRAQALLASETNPDRRHELATIYAQAMRGYEMIADLMLFARPPVPQPKPCRLSDIAADTMRQMLPAARQQHTVLKLTAPEHEIELHADANQLTLALCALVRNSLEALQKGGQIVITLAETDQSAIMSVQDDGPGIPAEAIDVIFDPFHSGREAGRGLGFGLTKCWTIAQAHGGNVYVDSSVTPLAKVVLEIPLSPHT, from the coding sequence ATGGCATCCGATCCCCCTGATTCTTCCGCTTCTGGCTCGTCTGAGTCGCAGCGACTTCGCGATGAGAAACTGGCCAGTCTCAAGCGACTGGCTTACGGCGCCAGTCACGAAATCAACAACCCGCTGGCCAACATTGCCAGCCGTGCGCAAGCTTTGCTGGCCAGTGAAACGAACCCTGACCGACGGCACGAACTTGCCACGATCTACGCTCAGGCGATGCGGGGTTACGAGATGATTGCCGACTTGATGCTATTCGCCCGGCCACCGGTACCGCAGCCCAAGCCTTGTCGCTTGAGTGACATTGCCGCCGATACGATGCGACAAATGCTTCCTGCAGCCAGGCAGCAGCACACGGTTTTGAAGCTGACGGCTCCTGAGCATGAAATTGAACTCCACGCTGATGCCAATCAGTTGACTTTGGCCCTGTGTGCGCTGGTTCGCAATTCGCTGGAAGCACTCCAAAAGGGTGGACAAATCGTGATCACCTTGGCAGAGACCGATCAGTCCGCCATCATGTCTGTGCAAGACGATGGTCCTGGCATCCCGGCCGAAGCAATCGACGTGATCTTCGATCCCTTTCATAGTGGACGCGAAGCAGGTCGCGGACTTGGCTTCGGACTTACCAAGTGCTGGACCATCGCCCAAGCCCATGGCGGCAACGTCTACGTCGATTCAAGCGTTACCCCCTTGGCTAAGGTCGTCCTTGAGATTCCCCTTTCGCCGCACACCTAA
- a CDS encoding Na+/H+ antiporter NhaC family protein: MDHHPFGWLSLIPPLTAIALAIITRRTVLSLFVGILVGGIILADGHPLSGGWIAAKDFIWAKFWEDSKQQVFAFTLLIGGMIGLVSESGGIRGLVNLIVPWAYTRVRGQVTTWLMGLLIFFDDYANSLLLGGTMREITDRLKISREKLSYIIDSTAAPVSGLALVSTWVAAEIGYIQDGIDQITSATKPEAFQLFLESIPYRFYSWWALLLVPMVALLKRDFGPMLTAEVNILRDTGNKSDTPGSNNQHSHEMNWIDRFTSSLSDRFQLKPESPLTSNWVNAAIPVGTLLLVVILVLFYTGYQKASLDTESPSILQIAGAGESNLALLYGSGISLIVAFFLIAPQRLLSGKQLGWSILMGMKSMAPAIFILWFAAALSAETAKPSENGLGTAEYLKTMISSNLSVEMLPSATFLLAAAVAFSTGTSWGTMGILAPISISLSHSMLVADGGVLDPHDPILLTVVGSVLSGAIFGDHCSPISDTTILSSQSCGCNHVAHVRTQMPYAILGAIASVVAGTLPIGLGVPVFACHILGIVVLVGTLWLVGRNAETIAAETAEPLVEGDQ; encoded by the coding sequence ATGGATCACCACCCTTTTGGATGGCTCAGCCTTATTCCACCGTTGACGGCGATCGCTCTGGCCATCATCACTCGTCGCACGGTTCTCTCGCTTTTTGTGGGCATCCTGGTCGGTGGCATCATCCTGGCCGATGGCCATCCGCTTTCTGGCGGCTGGATTGCGGCGAAGGATTTTATCTGGGCAAAGTTCTGGGAAGACTCGAAGCAACAGGTCTTTGCCTTCACACTGCTGATTGGCGGAATGATTGGGCTGGTTTCTGAATCTGGCGGAATTCGTGGGCTGGTTAACTTGATTGTCCCCTGGGCCTATACTCGCGTGCGCGGCCAGGTCACCACCTGGCTGATGGGCCTCTTGATCTTTTTCGATGACTACGCCAACTCGCTTCTGCTTGGGGGCACCATGCGCGAGATCACTGATCGACTGAAGATCTCACGCGAGAAACTGTCCTACATCATCGATTCCACTGCGGCCCCTGTCTCTGGCCTAGCGTTGGTTTCTACCTGGGTAGCAGCTGAGATTGGCTACATTCAAGACGGTATCGATCAAATCACGTCGGCCACCAAACCAGAAGCATTCCAGCTCTTTCTGGAAAGCATCCCGTATCGCTTTTACAGTTGGTGGGCCTTACTGCTGGTCCCGATGGTCGCCTTATTGAAACGCGACTTCGGACCGATGCTGACCGCCGAAGTGAACATCCTGCGTGACACGGGGAACAAGTCCGATACCCCTGGCTCGAACAACCAGCACTCCCACGAGATGAACTGGATCGACCGATTCACCTCGTCTCTTTCCGACCGCTTTCAACTCAAGCCTGAGTCGCCCTTGACGTCCAACTGGGTGAACGCGGCGATTCCAGTCGGAACGCTGCTGCTGGTGGTCATCTTGGTGCTGTTTTATACCGGCTATCAGAAGGCCTCGCTCGACACCGAATCACCTTCGATTCTGCAAATTGCCGGGGCTGGCGAATCGAATTTAGCGCTGCTTTACGGATCCGGCATCAGCCTGATTGTGGCGTTCTTCTTGATCGCGCCACAGCGTCTGCTTTCTGGCAAACAACTCGGCTGGTCAATCTTGATGGGCATGAAGTCGATGGCTCCCGCGATCTTCATCCTGTGGTTTGCCGCCGCATTGTCGGCAGAAACGGCGAAGCCAAGCGAAAACGGTCTCGGAACGGCCGAATACCTGAAGACGATGATCAGCTCAAACCTTTCGGTCGAGATGCTCCCCAGTGCCACTTTCCTACTGGCCGCTGCGGTCGCGTTTTCGACCGGAACAAGCTGGGGAACAATGGGCATCCTAGCCCCGATTTCGATTTCGCTATCGCACAGCATGCTGGTCGCTGACGGAGGCGTGCTCGATCCGCATGACCCCATTTTACTGACCGTAGTGGGAAGCGTTTTGTCCGGCGCGATCTTTGGCGACCACTGCTCGCCGATTTCCGACACCACGATTCTTTCTTCGCAAAGCTGCGGCTGCAATCACGTGGCGCACGTCCGCACGCAAATGCCGTATGCGATTCTGGGGGCGATTGCGTCCGTCGTCGCTGGCACCCTGCCAATTGGCTTAGGCGTACCGGTTTTCGCGTGCCACATTTTGGGTATCGTTGTTTTGGTTGGCACGCTCTGGTTGGTCGGGCGCAATGCCGAAACGATCGCTGCGGAAACAGCCGAGCCCCTCGTCGAAGGTGACCAGTAG
- a CDS encoding DEAD/DEAH box helicase produces the protein MTEPLETISHNLNIKSEVISLGWTAALARAPQISITSEPFKTPRPKAVSLMCKGAKVGVKSFVFPEAPAWLQALEKKAPPKKEAGQQAAEEDDPAAPKPPKAKRVTHIRPPGDVIKLEDRLYYLLQPSLESLVTSGALEFPFEPFPYQFEGIAFLYPRHAAVMADEMGLGKTMQSISTMRMLLRAGEIRSVLLVCPKPLVSNWKREFNLWAPEIPISIIEGDSAKRSWLWRDNQTPVKIANYELLMRDQDLVSEESGLHFDLVVLDEAQRIKNSNSTTAEITKGIPRTRSWALTGTPIENSTDDLVGVFEFLAPGLLTKGMDIKSMSSTAGEYIIRRTKDLVMTDMPPRLYRDAELHLSPAQQEAYEFAEKEGIVRLEEMGQELTVQHVFELVLRLKQICNFDPRTGESAKMDQLKADMEEVAASGKKAILFSQWTRTIKEIRKYVEPFGPLEYHGKVPHKQREGVIDQFKHDPTKHIILMSYGAGSVGLNLQFCEYVFLFDRWWNPAIEDQAINRAHRIGAAGAVTISRYLAVGTIEERINKVLEEKRELFDALFSQTGEPAKVGFSKEEIFGLFDLRSPKGPIRLAA, from the coding sequence ATGACAGAGCCCTTAGAAACGATTTCGCATAATCTCAATATCAAGTCCGAAGTGATTTCGCTCGGTTGGACGGCGGCGCTTGCGCGGGCTCCACAAATATCGATCACTTCCGAGCCATTTAAAACGCCTCGCCCCAAGGCGGTCTCGCTCATGTGCAAAGGGGCCAAGGTGGGCGTGAAGAGCTTTGTCTTCCCAGAAGCGCCCGCATGGCTGCAAGCTTTAGAAAAGAAAGCCCCGCCCAAGAAGGAAGCGGGGCAGCAGGCAGCCGAAGAGGATGATCCCGCCGCCCCCAAGCCACCGAAGGCGAAACGCGTGACGCACATTCGCCCGCCAGGGGATGTGATCAAATTGGAAGACCGGCTGTACTACTTACTTCAGCCGTCACTAGAGTCGCTTGTGACCAGTGGGGCGTTGGAGTTTCCCTTCGAGCCGTTCCCGTATCAATTTGAAGGGATCGCCTTTCTATATCCTCGGCATGCGGCGGTCATGGCCGATGAAATGGGGTTGGGCAAGACGATGCAGTCGATCAGCACCATGCGGATGCTACTGCGTGCTGGCGAGATTCGAAGTGTGCTGTTGGTTTGCCCCAAGCCCTTGGTCTCGAACTGGAAGCGAGAATTCAATCTCTGGGCGCCAGAGATTCCGATCAGCATTATTGAAGGGGACTCGGCCAAACGAAGTTGGTTATGGCGCGATAACCAAACGCCAGTGAAGATCGCCAATTACGAACTGCTGATGCGCGATCAAGATCTGGTAAGCGAAGAAAGCGGACTGCACTTCGATCTGGTGGTGTTGGACGAAGCCCAGCGGATTAAAAATTCCAATAGCACCACCGCTGAGATCACCAAGGGGATTCCCCGTACCCGCAGTTGGGCCCTGACCGGAACGCCGATCGAGAACAGCACGGACGACTTAGTCGGCGTGTTCGAGTTTCTTGCCCCAGGGCTGTTAACCAAGGGGATGGATATCAAGTCGATGAGTTCCACTGCCGGCGAATATATCATTCGGCGGACCAAAGACTTGGTGATGACCGACATGCCTCCGCGTCTCTATCGCGATGCCGAACTGCATCTTTCGCCTGCCCAGCAAGAGGCTTATGAGTTTGCCGAAAAGGAAGGCATCGTCCGGTTGGAAGAAATGGGGCAGGAACTGACCGTCCAGCATGTCTTCGAGCTAGTGCTGCGGTTGAAGCAGATCTGCAACTTCGATCCACGCACCGGCGAGAGTGCGAAGATGGATCAGTTGAAAGCCGATATGGAAGAGGTCGCTGCCAGCGGCAAGAAGGCGATCTTGTTTAGTCAGTGGACGCGTACGATTAAAGAGATTCGAAAGTATGTCGAGCCGTTTGGCCCGCTAGAATACCACGGCAAAGTGCCGCATAAGCAGCGGGAAGGGGTGATCGATCAGTTCAAGCACGACCCCACCAAGCACATCATCTTGATGAGCTACGGCGCCGGCAGTGTTGGTTTGAATCTTCAGTTCTGCGAGTACGTTTTTCTGTTCGATCGTTGGTGGAACCCCGCTATCGAAGATCAGGCCATCAACCGAGCTCACCGCATTGGCGCCGCCGGCGCGGTCACAATCAGCCGTTATTTGGCCGTGGGAACGATCGAAGAGCGGATCAACAAGGTCCTGGAAGAGAAGCGAGAACTCTTTGACGCTTTGTTTAGCCAAACAGGCGAGCCTGCCAAGGTTGGTTTCTCGAAGGAAGAAATCTTCGGCTTGTTCGATCTACGGAGCCCTAAGGGACCGATTCGCTTGGCGGCGTAA
- a CDS encoding aldehyde dehydrogenase family protein — protein sequence MLNIPAIRWGKPYDSLEKEDVVHFRTGEPIAQLSQVGGGILKRDMKKAQSARDALLEFSPAEILEKMATAGKLYLEADLPIGDGSQTPAAFVHAQSASTGLPEHMCRANMQKNAFVMQNMTQILDSLTRGLDLNILARGYGKEPARDVMLSYQAQSPVLGAVLPSNSPGVHTLWLPAVALQLGLVLKPGGKEPWTPYRIYSAMVEAGLPAEAFSLYPGAGGDVGSALLSSVDRAMVFGGQQTIDQYAGNPKVQPHGPGFSKILLADDVVDDWPQYLDLMVQSVFANSGRSCINASGIWASRHTKEIAQAIAEKIGPTEIKDPTDDEAALAAFTMPGMAPAVWNMIESDLAEDGVTDYTAPYGERLVQMERCDYLKPMVIHAETPEKQVASKEYMFPFVSVVECPQDQMIKKMGYSLICTAITGDEKFARELVNATHIDRLNIGPIPTHKVDWLQPHEGNIIEFLFRSRAYQSAPVQVAAT from the coding sequence ATGTTGAACATTCCTGCAATCCGTTGGGGCAAGCCCTACGACTCGCTCGAAAAAGAAGACGTCGTCCATTTCCGCACCGGCGAACCAATCGCTCAACTCAGTCAGGTCGGCGGTGGGATTCTCAAGCGAGACATGAAAAAGGCGCAGTCCGCTCGGGACGCGTTACTGGAATTCAGCCCAGCGGAAATCTTGGAAAAGATGGCCACCGCTGGCAAATTGTACCTGGAAGCAGATCTTCCAATCGGGGATGGTTCGCAGACTCCAGCAGCGTTTGTGCATGCCCAAAGCGCCAGCACCGGTTTGCCGGAACATATGTGCCGGGCAAACATGCAGAAGAACGCTTTCGTCATGCAAAACATGACGCAGATCCTCGACTCGCTCACACGCGGGCTGGATCTCAACATTCTTGCGCGCGGCTACGGCAAAGAACCCGCCCGCGACGTCATGCTCAGCTATCAAGCTCAAAGTCCGGTTCTCGGCGCCGTGCTGCCTTCCAATTCACCTGGGGTGCATACCCTATGGCTTCCGGCCGTCGCGCTTCAACTTGGTCTGGTTCTCAAGCCAGGTGGAAAGGAGCCATGGACGCCGTACCGGATTTATTCTGCCATGGTCGAAGCAGGCTTGCCTGCCGAAGCGTTCAGCTTATACCCAGGCGCTGGCGGCGATGTGGGTTCGGCCCTACTTTCGTCCGTCGATCGAGCGATGGTCTTTGGCGGCCAGCAAACCATCGATCAGTACGCTGGCAATCCCAAAGTTCAGCCACACGGCCCTGGTTTCAGCAAGATCTTGCTGGCCGACGATGTGGTTGACGACTGGCCGCAATACCTAGACCTAATGGTGCAAAGCGTGTTCGCCAACAGCGGTCGGAGCTGCATCAATGCTTCCGGCATTTGGGCTTCGCGCCATACCAAAGAAATCGCCCAGGCGATTGCCGAAAAGATTGGTCCGACCGAAATCAAAGACCCCACCGACGATGAAGCCGCCTTGGCAGCTTTCACCATGCCAGGCATGGCCCCAGCCGTGTGGAACATGATCGAGTCTGATCTGGCCGAAGACGGCGTCACCGACTACACCGCTCCTTACGGCGAGCGTCTGGTGCAAATGGAACGTTGCGACTACCTGAAGCCAATGGTCATCCATGCGGAAACCCCAGAGAAGCAGGTCGCCAGCAAAGAATACATGTTTCCGTTCGTTTCGGTCGTCGAATGCCCTCAAGACCAGATGATCAAGAAGATGGGTTACTCGTTGATTTGCACGGCAATCACAGGTGACGAAAAGTTCGCACGCGAACTGGTGAATGCCACGCACATCGATCGCTTGAACATTGGCCCCATTCCAACTCACAAGGTCGATTGGCTTCAGCCGCACGAAGGGAACATTATCGAGTTCCTCTTCCGCAGCCGCGCCTACCAATCTGCCCCTGTGCAAGTCGCCGCAACCTAG
- a CDS encoding iron-containing alcohol dehydrogenase, with product MIPFDFQPRTRIVFGPDCLQRLGELAKELGATRALVVSDPGIIQAGHTQRGIEYLEAAGVQTFLFDGVQENPTTHNVATGVEFARQHAPHLIVGLGGGSAMDCAKGINFLLTNGGEMKDYWGVGKAQHEMLPMIAVPTTAGTGSEAQSFALITDAETHAKMACGDKKAACRIALLDPTLTVTQPQKVTALTGIDAISHALETFVTKKRNEVSLAFSREAWRLLAANFTKVLNEPENIEARGAMQLGACFAGLAIENSMLGAAHAMANPLTAHYGVVHGQAVAVMLPTVIRYNGEAFNKLYKDILSIPVDLMDYPSVESGAGGLAELVESWVDQAGLATNLSQLSINGEKLTDLSLDAAKQWTGSFNPREVDASEFSKLYQTAMDP from the coding sequence ATGATTCCATTCGATTTCCAGCCACGCACACGGATCGTGTTTGGCCCGGATTGCTTACAACGACTCGGTGAACTCGCGAAAGAACTAGGGGCGACCCGCGCCCTGGTGGTCAGCGATCCTGGCATTATCCAAGCCGGGCATACGCAGCGCGGAATCGAGTATCTGGAGGCTGCCGGGGTCCAGACCTTTCTGTTTGATGGCGTTCAGGAAAACCCCACCACGCACAACGTCGCCACTGGCGTTGAGTTCGCCCGGCAACACGCGCCGCACCTGATTGTTGGTCTCGGGGGTGGCAGTGCGATGGACTGCGCCAAAGGGATTAACTTCCTACTGACCAACGGCGGCGAGATGAAAGACTATTGGGGCGTCGGCAAAGCTCAGCACGAGATGCTGCCCATGATTGCCGTTCCCACCACCGCCGGTACCGGCAGCGAAGCCCAATCGTTCGCCCTGATTACCGATGCCGAAACGCATGCCAAGATGGCCTGTGGCGATAAAAAAGCAGCTTGTCGAATTGCCCTGCTCGATCCCACGCTAACGGTCACCCAGCCACAAAAGGTTACCGCGTTGACCGGCATCGATGCGATCAGCCATGCCCTGGAAACCTTCGTCACAAAGAAACGCAATGAAGTCTCGCTGGCATTCAGCCGGGAAGCCTGGCGACTGCTGGCGGCGAACTTCACCAAGGTTTTGAACGAACCTGAAAACATCGAAGCCCGAGGGGCAATGCAGCTAGGTGCCTGCTTCGCAGGTCTGGCGATCGAGAACTCGATGCTCGGCGCCGCCCATGCGATGGCCAACCCGCTGACCGCCCATTACGGCGTAGTCCATGGTCAGGCCGTAGCCGTCATGCTGCCAACGGTTATTCGCTACAACGGCGAAGCGTTCAACAAGCTGTACAAAGACATCCTTAGCATTCCGGTCGACCTGATGGATTACCCCAGCGTTGAGAGTGGCGCTGGCGGCCTGGCCGAGTTGGTCGAATCGTGGGTCGATCAAGCAGGCTTGGCCACCAACTTGAGTCAACTGTCGATCAACGGCGAGAAACTTACCGACTTGTCCCTCGACGCGGCCAAACAGTGGACCGGCAGCTTTAATCCGCGTGAAGTCGATGCCAGCGAGTTTTCCAAGCTTTATCAAACGGCAATGGATCCTTAA
- a CDS encoding PQQ-binding-like beta-propeller repeat protein, with the protein MTHRLAKAIAATFLALLATLSAQADWPLYRGNALAQGVADEALADNLELKWKLEVKDGAFEATPVVFHGIAYIGDLDGRVYALKLADGSKVWTYEGNVDQLSGFMGSPAYREGRIYVGDIDGVLHCLDANNGKLLWKFEAGQEINGSVNFYQDKILIGSQDATLYCLNQADGTLAWKVEIDDQIRCMPTVVANRGFVAGCDSKLHVIDLEAGKALGTVPIDGPTGSAPAVRGEVAYFGTEAGTFYAIDWKQLKVVWQYEDARNRQQIRASAAVLPDRVIFGSYSKNLVSLDLRTGQPQWTFKARGKINSSPVVAGNRVYFGSADSRVRAVDVATGKEVWQYEAKSGFPAGPAVSDGCLLIASERGVVYCFGPKT; encoded by the coding sequence ATGACGCACCGCCTGGCAAAAGCAATCGCAGCGACCTTCCTCGCCCTGCTTGCCACACTCAGCGCGCAGGCGGACTGGCCGTTGTATCGTGGCAACGCCTTGGCCCAAGGGGTAGCCGACGAAGCTCTGGCGGACAACCTCGAACTGAAGTGGAAGCTAGAAGTCAAAGACGGGGCGTTCGAGGCCACGCCGGTCGTTTTTCATGGAATCGCATACATCGGCGATCTCGATGGTCGTGTTTATGCGTTAAAGCTGGCAGACGGCTCGAAGGTTTGGACCTATGAAGGCAACGTCGATCAACTCTCAGGCTTCATGGGCTCGCCTGCTTACCGCGAGGGTCGTATCTATGTTGGCGACATCGATGGCGTGCTGCACTGCCTTGACGCAAACAATGGCAAGCTGTTGTGGAAGTTTGAAGCAGGCCAAGAGATCAACGGGAGCGTCAATTTTTATCAAGACAAAATCTTGATCGGCTCGCAAGATGCCACCCTCTACTGCTTGAACCAAGCCGATGGCACGCTGGCCTGGAAAGTGGAAATCGACGATCAAATTCGCTGCATGCCCACGGTTGTCGCGAACCGAGGCTTCGTGGCCGGGTGTGATAGTAAACTACACGTTATTGACTTAGAAGCTGGCAAAGCGCTCGGCACGGTTCCGATTGACGGTCCAACCGGCTCCGCCCCAGCAGTGCGGGGCGAGGTCGCTTACTTCGGCACCGAGGCCGGAACCTTCTACGCAATCGATTGGAAACAGTTGAAAGTAGTCTGGCAGTACGAAGATGCTCGCAATCGTCAGCAAATTCGTGCCAGTGCCGCTGTGCTGCCAGATCGCGTGATTTTCGGCTCGTACAGCAAGAACCTCGTTTCGCTCGATCTGAGGACGGGGCAGCCCCAATGGACCTTTAAGGCCAGAGGCAAAATCAATAGTTCGCCGGTTGTTGCCGGCAATCGCGTTTACTTCGGATCGGCCGACAGCCGCGTGCGTGCGGTCGACGTGGCCACCGGCAAAGAGGTCTGGCAATACGAGGCCAAAAGCGGCTTCCCCGCAGGTCCTGCGGTTTCCGACGGCTGCTTGCTGATCGCCAGCGAACGAGGCGTTGTGTATTGCTTCGGTCCGAAAACCTAA
- a CDS encoding coproporphyrinogen-III oxidase family protein yields the protein MATDSTKTEVGSYFISNYPPFSQWSEDYIDQLNTAMHSAPRDGVPLGLYLHVPFCRKRCKFCYFRVYTDKNAQEVETYVSALTKEIELVSQTEAMGGRPFRFVYFGGGTPSFLSPKQLKRLEDRLRSSISWDQAEEVTFECEPGTLSESKVKALREMGVTRLSLGVENFFDSILEENGRAHLSKEVYKAWDWIEAAQFPNVNIDLIAGMVGETWETWRENIKKVLEFSPESVTIYQMELPFNTVYSQDILGNKIETPVADWPMKRAWVSYAFDELAKEGYVVSSAYTMVKDPKKVNFSYRDNLFGGSDLLATGVASFGHISGVHYQNKTEWGDYTGSLLEKGELPLKRAYRPTPEQLLIRETILLLKRGYLDADYFRQKFGVDILDKWSDIWKQYQEEGLVTIAGDRIELTRDGLLRADGLLPPFFEPQFQGVRYT from the coding sequence ATGGCCACCGATTCCACCAAAACCGAAGTCGGTAGTTACTTCATCTCGAACTATCCTCCCTTTTCGCAGTGGAGCGAAGACTACATCGACCAGCTGAACACGGCGATGCATTCCGCTCCGCGCGATGGGGTACCACTCGGCTTGTACCTGCACGTTCCCTTCTGCCGCAAACGGTGCAAGTTCTGTTACTTTCGCGTCTATACCGACAAAAACGCCCAGGAAGTCGAGACTTACGTTTCGGCGCTGACCAAAGAGATTGAGTTGGTCAGCCAGACCGAAGCGATGGGGGGTCGCCCATTTCGCTTCGTCTACTTTGGTGGTGGCACACCGTCGTTCCTCAGCCCGAAGCAGCTTAAACGCCTAGAAGACCGTCTTCGCTCTAGCATCAGTTGGGATCAAGCGGAAGAAGTCACCTTCGAATGCGAGCCAGGCACGCTCAGTGAATCCAAAGTGAAAGCCCTGCGCGAAATGGGCGTGACCCGCTTGAGCCTGGGCGTGGAAAACTTCTTCGATAGCATCTTAGAAGAGAACGGCCGCGCTCACCTTTCCAAAGAAGTCTATAAGGCTTGGGATTGGATCGAAGCGGCCCAGTTCCCCAACGTCAACATCGACCTGATCGCCGGCATGGTAGGAGAAACGTGGGAGACGTGGCGCGAGAACATTAAAAAGGTTCTCGAATTTTCGCCTGAAAGCGTCACCATCTATCAGATGGAACTCCCCTTCAACACGGTGTATTCACAAGACATCCTGGGCAACAAGATCGAAACGCCGGTCGCCGACTGGCCGATGAAGCGGGCCTGGGTTAGCTATGCCTTCGACGAACTGGCGAAAGAAGGCTACGTCGTCAGCAGCGCTTATACGATGGTTAAAGACCCGAAAAAGGTGAACTTCAGCTATCGTGACAACTTGTTCGGCGGTTCCGACTTGCTTGCTACCGGGGTCGCCAGCTTCGGCCATATCAGCGGTGTTCACTACCAGAATAAGACCGAGTGGGGCGACTACACCGGTTCGCTACTGGAAAAGGGAGAGCTCCCCTTGAAGCGAGCCTATCGCCCTACCCCCGAGCAGCTTCTGATTCGCGAAACAATCCTGCTGCTCAAGCGAGGCTACCTCGATGCCGATTACTTCCGCCAGAAGTTTGGCGTCGACATCCTCGACAAATGGAGCGACATTTGGAAGCAGTACCAGGAAGAAGGTCTCGTGACCATCGCTGGCGATCGGATCGAACTGACCCGCGACGGCCTGCTCCGAGCCGACGGACTGCTGCCACCGTTCTTCGAGCCGCAATTCCAGGGAGTGCGGTATACATGA
- a CDS encoding glycine cleavage system protein H, translating into MSESLVFMMGKFEANFPTDRLYSKNHLWATRTGNAFRFGFSAYAVRLLQDVYFLEWQVDEGATIKEGQEIGFIESSKAESDLYPPMAGVLARLNPDLMSDPSRINVDMYGEGWLYEMEGSSDTLLSPQEYIEHLASVWEVTQRTIKGQLNE; encoded by the coding sequence ATGAGCGAGTCGCTCGTCTTCATGATGGGGAAGTTCGAGGCGAACTTCCCTACCGACCGCCTATACTCCAAAAACCACCTCTGGGCGACCCGCACCGGCAATGCATTCCGCTTCGGGTTTTCGGCCTATGCGGTCCGATTGCTCCAAGATGTCTACTTCCTTGAGTGGCAGGTTGACGAAGGTGCTACAATCAAAGAAGGTCAAGAGATAGGCTTTATTGAAAGCAGCAAAGCCGAAAGCGACCTTTATCCTCCCATGGCCGGTGTTCTCGCGCGGTTGAACCCCGATTTGATGAGTGACCCTTCCCGGATTAATGTCGATATGTACGGCGAGGGTTGGCTTTACGAGATGGAAGGAAGCAGTGACACACTGCTAAGTCCGCAAGAGTATATCGAGCACCTCGCGTCGGTCTGGGAAGTAACCCAGCGGACCATCAAGGGACAATTGAACGAGTAA